Proteins encoded by one window of Erwinia pyrifoliae DSM 12163:
- a CDS encoding DcrB-related protein, translating into MPDFSRCTFTEGSVTLPEGYSDRTVNVLLAGDDASPSLNISRDTLQPGEAVADYITRQLATLSASLKGWVLKGREPATLGGEQLPGESVSASYLRDGQRIWQRQAVFALAEGRVLVFTLAQPRKPSPQDEALLQQVLASYRQPVDIRQE; encoded by the coding sequence ATGCCCGATTTTTCCCGTTGTACCTTCACGGAAGGCAGCGTGACGCTGCCGGAAGGCTACAGCGACCGCACCGTNAACGTGCTGCTGGCCGGCGACGATGCGTCCCCCTCCCTCAATATCTCGCGCGACACGCTNCAGCCCGGTGAAGCCGTGGCGGACTACATCACCCGCCAGCTTGCCACCCTGTCCGCCAGCCTGAAAGGCTGGGTGCTGAAGGGGCGCGAACCGGCGACGCTGGGCGGGGAACAGCTGCCCGGCGAAAGCGTGTCGGCCAGCTATCTGCGCGACGGCCAGCGAATCTGGCAGCGCCAGGCGGTGTTTGCGCTGGCGGAAGGGCGCGTACTGGTGTTTACCCTGGCGCAGCCGCGTAAGCCGTCGCCGCAGGATGAAGCCCTGTTGCAACAGGTGCTGGCAAGCTACCGTCAGCCTGTGGATATCCGCCAGGAATAA